A genome region from Melospiza melodia melodia isolate bMelMel2 chromosome 28, bMelMel2.pri, whole genome shotgun sequence includes the following:
- the PSMA5 gene encoding proteasome subunit alpha type-5, translated as MFLTRSEYDRGVNTFSPEGRLFQVEYAIEAIKLGSTAIGIQTSEGVCLAVEKRITSPLMEPSSIEKIVEIDSHIGCAMSGLIADAKTLIDKARVETQNHWFTYNETMTVESVTQAVSNLALQFGEEDADPGAMSRPFGVALLFGGVDEKGPQLFHMDPSGTFVQCDARAIGSASEGAQSSLQEVYHKSMTLKEAIKSSLVILKQVMEEKLNATNIELATVEPGMKFHMYTKEELEEVIKDI; from the exons ATGTTCCTCACGCGCTCCGAGTACGACCG GGGTGTGAACACCTTCTCTCCAGAGGGGAGGCTCTTCCAGGTGGAATATGCCATCGAGGCCATAAAG CTTGGCTCCACAGCCATTGGGATCCAGACCTCAGAGGGAGTTTGCCTGGCTGTGGAGAAGAGGATCACATCCCCCCTGATGGAGCCCAGCAGCATTGAGAAGATTGTGGAGATCGACTCCCACATTG GATGTGCCATGAGTGGCCTAATAGCTGATGCAAAGACTTTAATTGACAAGGCCAGAGTGGAGACTCAG AATCACTGGTTCACCTACAACGAGACCATGACAGTGGAGAGTGTCACACAGGctgtgtccaacctggccctgcaGTTTGGGGAGGAAGATGCTGACCCAGGAGCCATG TCCCGCCCGTTCGGTGTCGCTCTGCTCTTCGGAGGGGTGGATGAGAAGGGACCCCAGCT gttcCACATGGATCCCTCAGGGACGTTCGTGCAGTGCGATGCCAGAGCCATCGGCTCCGCCTCTGAgggagcccagagctccctgcaggAGGTTTACCACAAG TCCATGACGTTAAAGGAAGCCATCAAATCTTCCCTGGTCATCCTGAAGCAGGTCATGGAGGAGAAGCTAAATGCCACCAACATTGAG CTTGCCACGGTGGAGCCTGGCATGAAATTCCACATGTACAcaaaggaggagctggaggaggtcATCAAGGATATTTGA